In a genomic window of Ipomoea triloba cultivar NCNSP0323 chromosome 3, ASM357664v1:
- the LOC116013000 gene encoding pre-mRNA-splicing factor SLU7-like translates to MVLPAEEHHDATSENIEPRFLLFGHGQAPFAEAGFPASPPARIRRREEGNKVNAAHSYLSEARKKRVGMKGLEGKEGERHRHASTSCEHATSASGSSGKFPIIIIYKYYKEQPKFNSTKIHFNSHPSLFMVAIAFKSRVEHRKQLELELELENARKAGLAAPEVDEDGNQINPHIPHYMSSAPWYLNAQKPSLKHQRKWKPQPNYAKSWYDRGATIYQADKYRTGACENCGAMTHTAKSCTERPRKSGAKWTGKRIAPDEKIEQLELDYDGKRDRWNGYDSASYVHVKKLKEDDEDLEDESIPGTVMNLRIREDTAKYLLNLDPNSAHYDPKTRSMREDPLPDMDPKDKFYAGDNHNRLSGEALELKRLHILHMQAEAAPSEAELLYKSYRISEEKLKSERRDTIMEKYGNAANEETLSPELLLGQSDIQVEYDRFGRIVKGDMSLPKSKYEEDVYKNNHTSVWGSWWKENVWGYKCCKQTIRNTYY, encoded by the exons ATGGTTTTGCCAGCAGAGGAGCATCATGATGCAACGTCTGAGAATATAGAACCTCGTTTTCTCTTGTTTGGCCATGGTCAAGCACCGTTTGCGGAGGCTGGATTCCCGGCGAGCCCTCCGGCGAGAATCCGACGACGGGAAGAA GGCAATAAGGTGAATGCTGCGCATTCGTACTTATCCGAGGCGAGGAAGAAGCGTGTGGGGATGAAAGGATTGGAGGGGAAGGAAGGAGAGCGTCACCGGCACGCGTCTACGTCGTGTGAACATGCCACGTCGGCGTCCGGATC GAGTGGGAAATTCCCcatcattataatttataaatattataaagagCAACCCAAATTCAATTCAACCAAGATTCATTTTAATTCACATCCCTCCCTATTCATGGTCGCCATTGCATTCAAATCTAGGGTTGAGCATAGGAAACagttggagttggagttggagttggagaATGCACGAAAGGCCGGGCTAGCAGCGCCTGAGGTTGACGAAGATGGAAACCAAATTAACCCTCACATCCCACACTACATGTCCTCTGCACCCTGGTATCTCAACGCCCAGAAACCTTCCTTAAAGCATCAAAGAAAATGGAAGCCACAACCCAATTACGCCAAATCATGGTACGACAGGGGAGCCACGATTTATCAGGCCGACAAGTACAGAACCGGCGCCTGCGAAAACTGCGGAGCCATGACCCATACCGCCAAATCTTGCACGGAAAGGCCTCGGAAATCAGGAGCAAAATGGACGGGGAAACGTATTGCCCCAGACGAGAAAATAGAGCAATTGGAGTTGGATTATGACGGTAAAAGGGACCGCTGGAATGGGTACGATTCTGCTTCTTATGTCCACGTTAAGAAACTCaaggaagatgatgaagatctgGAGGATGAAAGTATCCCCGGGACTGTAATGAATCTGCGTATTCGAGAGGATACTGCTAAGTATCTTCTCAATCTTGATCCCAATTCTGCCCACTATGATCCCAAAACCCGGTCCATGCGTGAAGATCCCCTTCCTGATATGGATCCCAAAGACAAGTTCTATGCTGGGGATAACCATAACAGATTAAGCGGTGAAGCGCTCGAGTTGAAGCGTCTCCATATTCTTCATATGCAAGCTGAAGCAGCTCCCTCGGAAGCCGAATTGCTCTATAAAAGCTATAGAATCAGTGAGGAGAAGTTGAAGTCTGAGAGAAGGGACACCATCATGGAGAAATATGGGAATGCAGCTAATGAGGAAACACTGTCCCCAGAACTTTTACTGGGTCAAAGTGATATTCAAGTAGAATATGATCGGTTTGGGAGGATTGTGAAAGGAGATATGTCACTCCCAAAAAGCAAATATGAAGAGGATGTTTACAAGAACAATCATACTAGTGTTTGGGGTTCTTGGTGGAAGGAGAATGTATGGGGTTATAAGTGCTGCAAACAAACAATTAGAAACACTTATTACTAG